The Fibrobacter sp. UWB5 genome has a window encoding:
- a CDS encoding MATE family efflux transporter, whose translation MAGLSSKTNIDMLNGPLGRKILRFAIPIALSSIFQQMFNLADVAVVGQFAGDKALAAVGANTFVINLLINLFVGLSVGANVVVANSIGERSYRSVTRSVHTSVMVAFFSGIFLSFVGIFFARPILELISTPADVLDMAVRYLQIYFAGMPFVMVYNFVSAVLRSKGDTKRPLYVLMVAGAVNVVLNLILVAGFDMGVSGVAIATVIANVISGVILFYLLLHEVGPFKLEFWKLRVTPFFLSRILRVGIPTGLRGVVFSFSNVCLQSAINSLGSATVAASAVALNYEFVVYYWLSSFSQACVTFVGQNYGAKNMERCRRTVRWTLLLGCSSTIVLSALCCIFAKPMLSVFTSNAEIIEIGSIRMYVVVGLLAINVFLDVFSGALSGMGKSLAPALTCMVGVCGIRILWVIFVFPQYKSFASLMVVYPISWILTISVIMGIYFYHVRRAKF comes from the coding sequence ATGGCTGGGCTCTCATCGAAGACGAACATCGATATGCTGAATGGGCCCCTCGGGAGAAAAATCCTGAGGTTCGCTATCCCTATTGCCTTGAGTAGCATTTTCCAGCAGATGTTCAACTTGGCAGACGTTGCCGTGGTGGGGCAGTTTGCGGGCGACAAGGCCTTGGCCGCCGTGGGCGCGAACACCTTCGTCATCAACCTGCTAATCAACTTGTTCGTTGGCCTTTCCGTAGGTGCGAACGTGGTGGTGGCCAATTCCATTGGCGAACGCAGTTACCGTTCCGTGACCCGTAGCGTGCACACGTCGGTGATGGTCGCCTTCTTTAGCGGAATATTCCTTTCTTTCGTGGGCATCTTTTTTGCAAGACCGATTCTTGAACTGATTTCGACTCCGGCAGACGTGTTGGACATGGCGGTGCGCTACTTGCAAATCTACTTTGCGGGCATGCCCTTCGTGATGGTCTACAACTTTGTGTCGGCGGTCTTGCGTAGCAAGGGCGATACCAAGCGTCCGCTTTATGTACTCATGGTGGCGGGGGCGGTGAATGTGGTGCTGAACCTGATTCTGGTGGCGGGCTTTGACATGGGCGTGTCAGGCGTGGCCATTGCGACAGTGATTGCAAACGTCATTAGTGGCGTTATTTTGTTCTACCTCCTATTGCACGAGGTGGGCCCTTTCAAGTTGGAATTCTGGAAGTTGCGCGTGACGCCCTTCTTCTTGAGCCGCATTCTGCGCGTAGGGATTCCGACAGGGCTTCGCGGCGTCGTGTTCTCGTTCAGCAATGTGTGCCTGCAGTCGGCCATTAACAGCCTTGGTTCTGCCACGGTGGCGGCTTCGGCTGTGGCGCTGAACTATGAATTCGTGGTGTATTACTGGCTCAGTTCCTTTTCGCAGGCGTGCGTAACCTTTGTCGGACAAAACTATGGCGCGAAGAATATGGAACGCTGTCGTCGCACGGTCCGCTGGACGCTCCTGTTGGGTTGCTCTTCTACAATCGTGTTGAGCGCGCTTTGCTGCATTTTTGCAAAGCCCATGTTGAGCGTGTTTACGTCTAATGCCGAAATCATTGAAATCGGTTCTATCCGCATGTACGTGGTGGTGGGGCTTTTGGCGATTAACGTGTTCCTGGACGTATTTTCGGGAGCGCTTTCGGGAATGGGAAAGTCCCTGGCGCCGGCCCTTACCTGCATGGTGGGCGTTTGCGGAATCCGTATTCTCTGGGTGATTTTCGTGTTCCCCCAGTACAAATCTTTCGCCTCGTTGATGGTTGTGTACCCGATAAGCTGGATTCTTACGATATCTGTGATTATGGGAATCTATTTTTACCATGTCCGGCGTGCTAAGTTTTAG
- a CDS encoding tyrosine-type recombinase/integrase — MNLSEHIEQYLQYIADRRRFSPRTIDTYRKSLTKFLEHLGEGAADFPLNAFSESSVKTFVWDLKMKQKLAPTSICEHLAALKSFGKFLVKSKTLEKNPAENVPMPKRPKRLVNVLGQKDLAEEKFPDIADPTLQQVRARILLELIYGSGLRISECQNLTWDRIDTSAKLVRVLGKGNKERIVPLTESFIDRIANYKQMQMQAGHIPSATGYVFLSEDGKPFGLRTLRNDIQHLLREIGWEGKASPHVLRHSFATHLLENGAEIMSVKEMLGHSNISTTQVYTHVNAERLRAAFKKTHPRA; from the coding sequence ATGAACCTTTCGGAACACATCGAGCAATATTTACAGTACATCGCGGACCGGCGACGTTTTTCGCCGCGTACAATCGACACGTACCGCAAGTCGCTCACAAAATTTCTGGAACATCTCGGCGAAGGCGCAGCGGACTTTCCGCTCAACGCCTTCTCGGAATCTAGCGTCAAGACATTCGTGTGGGACTTGAAGATGAAGCAGAAGCTTGCGCCCACAAGCATTTGCGAACACCTGGCCGCCTTAAAGAGTTTCGGCAAGTTCCTGGTCAAAAGCAAGACTCTTGAAAAGAATCCCGCCGAAAACGTGCCCATGCCCAAGCGCCCCAAGCGCTTGGTGAACGTTCTTGGACAAAAGGACTTGGCCGAAGAAAAATTCCCGGACATTGCGGACCCCACGCTCCAGCAAGTGCGCGCAAGGATTCTGCTCGAACTCATTTACGGTTCAGGACTGCGTATTTCGGAATGCCAGAATCTCACTTGGGATCGCATCGACACTAGCGCAAAACTCGTGCGCGTGCTCGGCAAGGGCAACAAGGAACGAATCGTCCCTCTGACAGAAAGTTTTATCGACCGCATCGCAAATTACAAACAAATGCAAATGCAGGCCGGTCACATTCCCTCCGCCACGGGCTACGTGTTCTTGAGCGAAGACGGCAAGCCGTTCGGCCTGCGCACGCTACGAAACGACATCCAGCACCTGCTGCGCGAAATCGGCTGGGAAGGCAAGGCCAGCCCGCACGTGCTACGCCATAGCTTTGCGACGCACCTGCTCGAAAACGGAGCCGAGATTATGAGCGTAAAAGAGATGCTCGGTCATTCGAACATCTCCACCACTCAGGTTTATACTCATGTAAATGCAGAACGCCTGCGAGCCGCCTTCAAGAAGACGCACCCGCGAGCATAA
- a CDS encoding STAS domain-containing protein, which yields MPQLKNYREVGIFDLMSAPLNPIGAFDAEQFKKDVRDLLAEKPDEKYLAVDLTGLDFVYSDAYNAFIQFQQEMDDRKGIFAVLTNNQTILVGLKKAGLDKSIMVFAYEEDLMSFSLQAQSPAAAAEPELEVAHEEPAPVASQNMGSTMGSIDVTPSHLDRRTGQHRRFTKSFNAIAKEEPVENSKKKGLDVPFDEEPSSAKTVIIVALLMLAAVGGAIAIFSL from the coding sequence ATGCCGCAATTAAAGAATTATCGCGAAGTTGGAATTTTTGATTTGATGTCCGCCCCCCTGAATCCGATTGGGGCGTTCGATGCCGAACAGTTTAAGAAAGATGTTCGCGATCTTCTCGCTGAAAAGCCTGATGAAAAGTATTTGGCCGTCGATTTGACGGGTCTCGACTTTGTCTATAGTGACGCTTACAATGCCTTTATCCAGTTCCAGCAGGAAATGGATGACCGTAAGGGCATTTTTGCCGTCCTTACCAACAACCAGACGATTCTTGTTGGCCTCAAGAAGGCCGGTCTCGACAAAAGCATCATGGTCTTCGCTTACGAAGAAGACTTGATGTCGTTCTCGTTGCAGGCCCAGTCTCCGGCTGCAGCCGCTGAACCCGAACTCGAAGTTGCTCACGAAGAACCGGCTCCGGTTGCATCGCAGAACATGGGCAGCACCATGGGTTCTATCGATGTGACTCCGTCTCATTTGGATCGCCGTACTGGTCAGCATCGCAGGTTCACCAAGAGCTTCAATGCGATTGCCAAGGAAGAACCGGTGGAAAATTCCAAGAAGAAGGGCCTCGATGTTCCGTTCGACGAAGAACCGTCTTCGGCCAAGACAGTGATCATTGTTGCCTTGCTTATGTTGGCTGCTGTGGGCGGTGCCATCGCGATTTTCAGCCTTTAG
- a CDS encoding peptidase M23 produces MPVEFQEYTRKQKTFNTQHKFPLIRLVLVAVAALTAYFSGFVSKIANALPLPGNEEEKPIETWDYRCKLYGGKPFVLKQGLAQCSWVLVDSIPVSRLPNPFLRYVGSLRKSEKSKLHWIAPVKDFGNALLVMHEDSVPSVYLRYMKPDSSYIWVSKNTGCKFPGVCPRLPLEWSALSIDEGFDFEGQESLLAMDVFSGVGEAPIYPVLAGRVLETGHDSLGYFVEIDHGYNVTSKTLGMGAPNDSLSVGDTVGVQSVLGRLSPKDSATFFLSVRLNGQFVRWSDFYASTHPVALDSLASFEKLNGF; encoded by the coding sequence ATGCCTGTCGAGTTCCAAGAATACACACGTAAGCAAAAAACTTTTAATACTCAACATAAGTTCCCGTTAATCCGACTCGTGCTTGTGGCCGTGGCGGCTTTGACGGCCTATTTTTCGGGCTTTGTCTCTAAAATCGCAAATGCGTTGCCGCTTCCGGGTAACGAAGAAGAAAAGCCGATTGAAACTTGGGATTACCGCTGCAAACTTTATGGCGGTAAGCCATTCGTGTTAAAGCAGGGGCTTGCGCAGTGTTCGTGGGTGTTGGTCGATTCCATTCCCGTTTCGCGTTTGCCGAACCCGTTCCTACGTTACGTGGGTTCTCTCCGCAAGTCCGAAAAGTCTAAACTCCACTGGATTGCCCCGGTCAAGGACTTCGGTAATGCGTTGCTCGTGATGCACGAAGACAGCGTACCGTCGGTGTATTTACGTTATATGAAACCGGACTCCAGCTACATATGGGTGTCCAAGAATACGGGCTGCAAGTTCCCCGGAGTGTGTCCGAGACTTCCGCTGGAATGGTCTGCGCTTTCGATTGACGAAGGCTTCGACTTCGAAGGCCAGGAATCGTTGCTGGCGATGGATGTGTTTAGCGGTGTCGGCGAAGCTCCGATTTATCCGGTGCTTGCGGGGCGCGTGCTTGAAACAGGACACGACTCGCTTGGTTACTTTGTTGAAATTGACCACGGTTATAACGTCACGAGCAAAACTTTGGGCATGGGCGCTCCCAACGATTCCCTGTCGGTGGGCGATACCGTTGGCGTGCAGTCGGTGCTGGGCAGGCTTTCTCCGAAAGACAGCGCGACCTTCTTTTTGTCGGTTCGCCTGAATGGTCAGTTTGTCCGTTGGAGCGATTTCTACGCTTCGACGCATCCTGTCGCATTGGATTCGCTTGCATCGTTTGAAAAGTTGAACGGTTTTTAA
- a CDS encoding NUDIX domain-containing protein: MIEYSYSPEIAEADRPIILESRIYKDWLEKSQEKFVVTKVHFSSVDFLRKGRQPLFIKLDATATLPDGRPVHGIVLVRGNAVGVLVVLRCEGKKYLLLVRQPRFAIGEQASLEIPAGILDWTGDYRKVALSELEEEAQIKAEDSELIDLMDFWYKGKSDGFAASCGLLDERIRLYAIERDVTPEQLKAMDGKDQEYTEEIEWIKTVVLPYEEAAHEFIDGKNLIALFLYERWLESRR, encoded by the coding sequence ATGATTGAATATTCCTATTCTCCCGAAATTGCCGAGGCAGATCGCCCGATTATCCTTGAATCCCGCATTTACAAGGATTGGCTTGAAAAATCTCAAGAAAAATTCGTAGTGACCAAGGTTCACTTTTCTTCAGTGGATTTTTTGCGCAAGGGGCGCCAACCGTTGTTCATTAAGCTCGATGCGACCGCGACGCTTCCGGATGGGCGCCCGGTGCATGGCATTGTGCTTGTGCGCGGGAATGCCGTGGGCGTTTTGGTGGTGCTGCGCTGCGAAGGCAAGAAGTACTTGCTGCTGGTAAGGCAGCCGCGCTTTGCGATAGGCGAGCAGGCTTCCCTTGAAATTCCGGCAGGCATTCTGGACTGGACGGGAGATTACCGCAAGGTTGCCCTGAGCGAGCTTGAAGAAGAAGCCCAGATCAAGGCTGAAGATTCCGAACTGATTGACCTCATGGATTTTTGGTACAAGGGCAAAAGCGATGGCTTTGCGGCGAGTTGCGGACTTCTTGACGAACGTATTCGTTTGTATGCAATTGAACGTGACGTGACGCCGGAACAATTGAAGGCCATGGACGGCAAGGATCAGGAATACACTGAAGAAATCGAATGGATTAAAACGGTGGTGCTCCCTTACGAAGAAGCCGCTCACGAATTTATCGATGGAAAGAACTTGATTGCGCTCTTCTTGTACGAACGCTGGCTGGAATCTAGACGGTAA
- the rimP gene encoding ribosome maturation factor RimP, producing MVAQKLDTLIAQACEAAGVTLVEQDMFRAGKRKTLRLYIDKPEGVTIDDCSNVSRHLSDALDADPDIIEGAYTLEVSSPGLDRPLKSVADFTRNIGRFLRVTRSTGKPVTGKLVAADEENLTLTLKGNAGDVVVPRSEVLVAKVDVQI from the coding sequence TTGGTAGCCCAGAAATTGGATACATTGATCGCCCAGGCATGCGAAGCCGCCGGCGTTACATTGGTGGAACAGGACATGTTCCGCGCAGGCAAGAGAAAGACGCTGCGCCTATACATAGACAAGCCCGAAGGGGTGACGATTGACGACTGCTCTAACGTGAGCCGCCACTTGTCCGACGCCCTGGATGCCGATCCGGATATTATCGAAGGTGCCTACACTTTGGAAGTGTCGTCGCCGGGGCTAGACCGCCCCCTCAAGTCGGTTGCCGATTTTACCCGCAATATCGGACGTTTTTTGCGGGTGACCCGCAGTACCGGTAAGCCTGTAACGGGCAAGCTCGTGGCTGCTGACGAAGAAAATTTGACGCTCACCCTTAAAGGCAATGCCGGTGACGTGGTTGTGCCCCGCAGCGAAGTGCTGGTGGCAAAAGTGGATGTACAAATATAA
- the nusA gene encoding transcription termination factor NusA, with amino-acid sequence MKNEPKVNLLDVLKDVVEAKDMDDSIVINALKEALVTAARKYLHIEKKIDVDFDTETNEVHVFLRVAVVDDYPDYDPNMTAAEVEELDKGYMLVEEARDFNEDAQPGDFLEMEIPISAFGRQAIQTAKQLLNQQIRDAERQKIMDTYRSRIGTMVSGEVLRLEQSNIIVKLGKQTEAMIPAREQIRRERWAQGNSIKAVIARVEESSKNGAQVVLSRANGDFLKELFRQEVPEIYEGTVEIKGVAREPGFRAKIAVYSRDEKIDPVGACVGMKGARVQTIVRELGNERIDIVQWNPDLDTFITRALTPANVIKLIHVPETRRTVVIISDENLALAIGKNGQNVKLAAELVQRNLDVFGENEWNEKDDETKAKITSPSAADFNQNRKAAR; translated from the coding sequence ATGAAGAACGAACCGAAAGTTAACTTGCTCGATGTGCTGAAAGATGTGGTCGAAGCCAAGGATATGGATGATTCCATTGTCATCAACGCTTTGAAGGAAGCCTTGGTGACGGCAGCACGCAAGTACTTGCACATCGAAAAGAAGATCGATGTGGATTTCGATACTGAAACCAACGAAGTCCATGTGTTCTTGCGCGTGGCCGTTGTCGATGACTATCCGGACTACGACCCGAACATGACCGCTGCCGAAGTGGAAGAACTCGACAAGGGTTACATGCTGGTCGAAGAAGCTCGCGACTTTAACGAAGACGCCCAGCCGGGTGACTTCCTCGAAATGGAAATTCCGATCTCTGCATTCGGTCGCCAGGCCATTCAGACTGCAAAGCAGCTCCTGAACCAGCAGATCCGCGATGCCGAACGCCAGAAGATCATGGATACCTACCGCAGCCGTATCGGTACCATGGTGAGCGGTGAAGTGCTCCGCCTTGAACAAAGTAACATCATCGTGAAACTCGGCAAGCAGACCGAAGCCATGATTCCGGCTCGTGAACAGATCCGCCGCGAACGCTGGGCTCAGGGTAATTCCATCAAGGCCGTGATTGCCCGCGTGGAAGAATCTTCCAAGAACGGTGCCCAGGTGGTGCTGTCCCGCGCTAACGGTGACTTCCTCAAGGAACTCTTCCGTCAGGAAGTTCCGGAAATTTACGAAGGTACGGTTGAAATCAAGGGCGTTGCCCGCGAACCGGGTTTCCGCGCCAAGATTGCCGTGTATTCCCGTGACGAAAAGATTGACCCGGTCGGCGCATGCGTCGGCATGAAGGGTGCCCGCGTGCAGACGATTGTGCGCGAACTCGGTAACGAACGCATTGACATCGTGCAGTGGAATCCGGATCTGGATACCTTCATTACGCGTGCCCTGACTCCGGCTAACGTGATCAAGCTGATTCACGTGCCCGAAACCCGCCGTACCGTGGTGATTATCAGCGACGAAAACCTCGCACTTGCAATTGGCAAGAACGGCCAGAATGTGAAGCTCGCTGCAGAACTCGTGCAGCGTAACCTCGACGTGTTCGGTGAAAATGAATGGAACGAAAAGGACGACGAAACGAAGGCTAAGATTACCTCTCCGTCCGCTGCCGATTTTAACCAGAACCGTAAGGCTGCTCGCTAA
- the infB gene encoding translation initiation factor IF-2 — protein sequence MANEEQIKPVDWAKTHGIKVDVVMKLLRDAGVAVRTQVSKLDAKDYEKIEADAEAERQKAEARNKNLKKASSAETSNASSDKKSESASAGDGKLKAKLIRTKKPAKPAAAAAAPAAAKPAATVKPAVAAPAPKAEAPAVVEAPKAPEVKPAAPAAPAAPKAEAPAAAPAPAAKPAAPVAPKAPAAPAAPAPAPAAPAAVKPAAPAVKPAAPAAPAAPAAAAPAAAKPAMVTPGMELKQPPMKAQVFKPDEAILARIKKSQQQAQSNRGGHRNGGGNQQGYTGTFGRLSNNGDNRNGNRRNDNRNGNGGPNNNGGRTFTGRTGGFTGNSMQDAFNASNGGAQGFGGQNQGKGGKPQNGRHGQNDKNRRNNGKDRMEQQKELQQEAVRQNVSRVMADLSKKPVKKVYRKEHNDNTPGEEKKILKTSDFITVGELAGLMDQMPARVIAKCMEMGMMVTINARLDFETIQLLADEFGYEAQLMEEYEEEVLGVEEESSENLKPRHPVVTVMGHVDHGKTSLLDWIRKTHVVSGESGGITQHIGAYEVTTKQGKVTFLDTPGHEAFSAMRARGSQVTDVIVLVVAADSMVMPQTVESIELAKREKVPMVVAITKIDLPTANPDKIRAQLAERGVEVEQWGGSTSCIEVSARTGQGMDDLLETLALEAEVLELKANPDAHARGAVVESKLDVGKGSMATILVQNGTLHVGDPFVCGIYAGRVRAMFNERGEQMKEAPPSAPCQVLGFDGTPQAGDDLIVVEDEKTAREIASKRRMAARERDLRSRNVKTLEDTFNDRKEGKLSELNLIVKADVGGSAEALAASLEKLTNKEVRVNIIRKGVGTITESDILLATTAQAIIISFHLMPSLSIREMAQKEGIEIRNYRVIYDCIEDITNAVEGLLKPTMREELSGEAEIRQVFKIPKIGLIAGCMVTDGEVDRTSHVRVYRNGVELGTTVVQSLKRMKDDVKSVARGFECGIGLKGYEDIKEGDSLIFFKEVKVARTLKDVAREEAEEKAKKAEESNES from the coding sequence ATGGCTAATGAAGAACAAATTAAACCAGTAGACTGGGCTAAAACCCACGGCATCAAGGTTGATGTCGTGATGAAGCTGCTTCGCGATGCGGGCGTTGCTGTCCGTACTCAAGTGTCCAAGCTCGACGCTAAGGACTATGAGAAAATCGAAGCGGACGCCGAGGCTGAACGCCAGAAGGCTGAAGCTCGCAACAAGAATCTGAAAAAGGCGTCTTCCGCTGAAACTTCCAATGCTTCTTCTGACAAGAAGAGTGAGTCTGCTTCGGCTGGCGATGGTAAGTTGAAGGCCAAGCTCATCAGGACTAAGAAGCCGGCGAAACCCGCTGCCGCTGCTGCCGCACCGGCCGCTGCAAAGCCTGCCGCTACGGTGAAACCTGCCGTAGCTGCCCCCGCCCCCAAGGCCGAGGCCCCTGCCGTTGTCGAAGCACCGAAGGCACCCGAGGTGAAGCCTGCCGCTCCGGCTGCCCCTGCTGCCCCGAAGGCTGAAGCTCCTGCCGCAGCACCTGCTCCCGCCGCAAAGCCTGCCGCCCCGGTTGCCCCGAAGGCTCCGGCCGCTCCCGCAGCACCTGCTCCGGCTCCTGCCGCTCCCGCTGCAGTCAAGCCCGCAGCTCCGGCAGTCAAGCCTGCCGCTCCGGCCGCCCCTGCAGCCCCCGCTGCTGCCGCACCGGCCGCTGCAAAGCCTGCCATGGTTACCCCGGGCATGGAACTCAAGCAGCCTCCGATGAAGGCCCAGGTGTTTAAACCGGACGAAGCCATTCTTGCCCGTATCAAAAAGTCTCAGCAACAGGCCCAGTCGAACCGCGGCGGACACCGCAACGGTGGTGGAAACCAGCAGGGTTATACAGGAACTTTCGGTCGCCTTTCGAACAATGGCGACAACCGCAACGGCAATCGTCGTAACGACAACCGTAATGGTAACGGCGGCCCGAACAACAACGGCGGTCGTACCTTTACCGGTCGCACGGGTGGCTTTACCGGCAACTCGATGCAGGATGCCTTTAATGCAAGCAATGGTGGCGCCCAGGGATTTGGCGGCCAGAACCAGGGCAAGGGCGGCAAGCCGCAGAACGGTCGACATGGCCAGAACGACAAGAACCGTCGTAACAATGGCAAGGACCGCATGGAGCAACAGAAGGAACTCCAGCAGGAAGCCGTACGCCAGAACGTTTCCCGCGTGATGGCTGACCTTTCCAAGAAGCCTGTCAAGAAGGTTTATCGCAAGGAGCATAACGACAATACTCCGGGCGAAGAAAAGAAAATCCTCAAGACTTCCGACTTTATCACTGTGGGCGAACTCGCTGGCCTTATGGACCAGATGCCGGCCCGCGTGATCGCGAAGTGCATGGAAATGGGCATGATGGTGACCATCAACGCCCGCTTGGATTTTGAAACCATCCAGCTCTTGGCTGACGAATTCGGTTACGAAGCCCAGCTGATGGAAGAATACGAAGAAGAAGTGCTCGGCGTGGAAGAAGAATCTTCTGAAAACCTGAAGCCGCGTCACCCGGTGGTGACGGTGATGGGCCACGTTGACCACGGTAAAACTTCTTTGCTCGACTGGATTCGTAAGACCCACGTGGTGTCTGGCGAATCGGGTGGTATTACCCAGCACATCGGTGCATACGAAGTCACGACCAAGCAGGGTAAGGTGACCTTCCTCGATACCCCGGGTCACGAAGCATTCAGTGCTATGCGTGCTCGCGGTTCTCAGGTGACCGACGTGATCGTGCTCGTGGTGGCTGCCGACTCCATGGTGATGCCGCAGACGGTTGAATCTATTGAACTTGCCAAGCGCGAAAAGGTGCCGATGGTCGTGGCAATCACGAAGATCGACTTGCCGACCGCTAACCCCGACAAGATTCGCGCCCAACTCGCTGAACGCGGCGTGGAAGTGGAACAGTGGGGTGGTTCTACCAGCTGTATCGAAGTTTCTGCACGTACGGGTCAGGGCATGGACGACCTCTTGGAAACGCTCGCCCTTGAAGCTGAAGTGCTCGAACTCAAGGCTAACCCCGATGCTCACGCTCGCGGTGCCGTGGTGGAATCCAAGCTCGACGTGGGTAAGGGTTCTATGGCCACGATCCTCGTGCAGAACGGTACGCTCCATGTGGGTGACCCGTTTGTCTGCGGTATTTACGCTGGTCGTGTCCGTGCTATGTTTAACGAACGTGGCGAACAGATGAAGGAAGCTCCTCCGTCTGCTCCGTGTCAGGTGCTCGGTTTTGACGGTACTCCGCAGGCCGGTGACGACTTGATCGTGGTCGAAGATGAAAAGACCGCACGTGAAATTGCCTCCAAGCGCCGTATGGCTGCTCGTGAACGCGACCTGCGTTCTCGTAACGTAAAGACCTTGGAAGATACCTTCAACGATCGTAAGGAAGGCAAGCTCTCCGAACTCAACCTTATTGTCAAGGCCGACGTGGGCGGTTCTGCAGAAGCTCTTGCAGCAAGCCTCGAAAAGCTTACCAACAAGGAAGTGCGCGTCAACATTATCCGCAAGGGTGTGGGTACCATTACGGAATCCGATATCTTGCTCGCTACGACCGCACAGGCAATCATTATTTCCTTCCACTTGATGCCGTCGCTCTCTATCCGCGAAATGGCCCAGAAGGAAGGCATCGAAATCCGCAACTACCGCGTGATTTACGACTGCATTGAAGATATCACCAACGCTGTGGAAGGCCTCCTCAAGCCGACCATGCGCGAAGAACTCTCCGGCGAAGCCGAAATCCGCCAGGTGTTCAAGATTCCGAAGATCGGTCTCATCGCAGGCTGTATGGTTACCGACGGCGAAGTCGACCGTACCAGCCATGTGCGCGTGTACCGCAACGGTGTGGAACTCGGTACGACCGTGGTCCAGTCCTTGAAGCGCATGAAGGACGACGTCAAGTCTGTCGCTCGTGGCTTTGAATGCGGTATCGGTCTTAAGGGTTACGAAGACATCAAGGAAGGCGATAGCTTGATCTTCTTCAAGGAAGTCAAGGTTGCCCGTACCCTGAAGGATGTGGCCCGCGAAGAAGCCGAAGAAAAGGCCAAGAAGGCTGAGGAGTCCAATGAGTCGTAG
- the rbfA gene encoding 30S ribosome-binding factor RbfA, protein MSRRTDRLDEQFREEIGKLLQKGLKDPRVSSLASITRVTITDDLSYAKVMVSVMGSDKEKRDSLIGLKNSAGYIRTVLGKALKIRKIPELNFVLDENLEHAMHIESILAELKQKGDL, encoded by the coding sequence ATGAGTCGTAGAACTGACAGATTGGACGAACAGTTCCGCGAGGAAATCGGCAAGCTCTTGCAGAAGGGCTTGAAGGATCCTCGTGTGAGCAGCCTCGCCAGCATCACGCGCGTCACGATTACCGATGACCTGAGCTACGCCAAGGTCATGGTGTCCGTGATGGGTTCCGACAAGGAAAAGCGTGATTCGCTGATTGGCCTCAAGAATTCGGCGGGTTATATCCGCACTGTTTTAGGCAAGGCGCTTAAGATCCGTAAGATTCCGGAACTGAATTTTGTTCTGGATGAAAACTTGGAACACGCCATGCATATCGAAAGCATTCTGGCCGAACTGAAGCAGAAAGGGGACTTGTAA